The Streptomyces aurantiacus genome includes a region encoding these proteins:
- a CDS encoding cytochrome c oxidase subunit 4 produces MKVQGKMFIWLAVFILVMAIVYGVWSKEPAGTTALFLGFGLSVMIGYYLWFTARRVDTGAQDNKEADVADDAGEVGFFSPHSWQPLSLGIGGALAFMGVVFGWWLLYFSAPIIVIGLWGWVFEYYRGESQNQ; encoded by the coding sequence GTGAAGGTCCAGGGCAAGATGTTCATCTGGCTCGCCGTCTTCATCCTCGTCATGGCGATCGTCTATGGCGTGTGGTCGAAGGAGCCGGCCGGCACCACGGCGCTCTTCCTGGGCTTCGGCCTGAGCGTCATGATCGGCTACTACCTGTGGTTCACCGCCCGGCGGGTCGACACGGGCGCACAGGACAACAAGGAGGCCGACGTCGCGGACGACGCCGGTGAGGTCGGTTTCTTCAGCCCGCACAGCTGGCAGCCGCTCTCCCTCGGCATCGGCGGCGCGCTCGCCTTCATGGGCGTCGTCTTCGGCTGGTGGCTGCTCTACTTCTCGGCCCCGATCATCGTGATCGGCCTGTGGGGCTGGGTCTTCGAGTACTACCGCGGAGAAAGCCAGAACCAGTAG
- a CDS encoding cysteine desulfurase/sulfurtransferase TusA family protein → MSYFDAASSAPLHPVARQALQASLDEGWADPARLYREGRRARLLLDAAREAAAEAIGCRPDELVFTSSGTRAVHTGIAGALAGRHRAGRHLIVSAVEHSSVLHSAEIHRREGGTVSEVPVLRTGAVSPTAYADALRPDTALACLQSANHEVGTEQPVAAAAESCRAAGVPLLVDAAQSLAWGPVEGGWSLLTGSAHKWGGPAGVGLLAVRKGVRYAPQGPADERESGRSPGFENIPGIVAAAASLRAVRAEAAAESDRLRELTDRIRSRVPELVPDVEVVGDPAGRLPHLLTFSCLYVDGETLLHELDRAGFSVSSGSSCTSSTLTPSHVLKAMGVLSEGNVRVSLPLGTPEEDVDRFLDVLPRTVAAVREKLGAPTAAAVTPGRAGSPAAPAPLVVDALGKRCPIPVIELAKVITDVPVGGTVRVLSDDEAARLDIPAWCEMRGQEYVGEEPAEGGTAYVVRRLAP, encoded by the coding sequence GTGTCCTACTTCGACGCCGCGTCGTCCGCTCCCCTCCACCCCGTGGCCCGCCAGGCCCTCCAGGCCTCCCTCGACGAGGGCTGGGCGGACCCGGCCCGCCTCTACCGCGAGGGCAGGCGCGCCCGGTTGCTCCTGGACGCCGCCCGTGAGGCCGCCGCCGAGGCGATCGGCTGCCGTCCGGACGAGCTGGTGTTCACCTCGTCCGGCACACGCGCGGTGCACACGGGGATCGCCGGCGCGCTCGCGGGCCGCCACCGCGCCGGACGCCACCTGATCGTGTCCGCCGTCGAACACTCTTCGGTGCTCCATTCGGCGGAGATCCATCGGCGCGAGGGCGGCACGGTGTCCGAAGTGCCCGTTCTGCGTACCGGTGCGGTGTCCCCCACCGCGTACGCCGATGCCCTTCGCCCCGACACGGCGCTCGCCTGCCTCCAGTCCGCCAACCACGAGGTGGGTACGGAGCAGCCGGTGGCGGCCGCCGCCGAGTCGTGCCGTGCGGCGGGCGTGCCGCTGCTCGTGGACGCGGCGCAGTCACTGGCCTGGGGGCCGGTCGAGGGCGGCTGGTCACTGCTGACGGGCAGCGCCCACAAGTGGGGCGGGCCCGCGGGGGTCGGACTGCTCGCCGTGCGCAAGGGAGTGCGGTACGCGCCCCAAGGTCCTGCCGACGAGCGGGAGTCGGGACGCTCGCCGGGTTTCGAGAACATCCCCGGCATCGTCGCCGCGGCGGCCTCGCTGCGTGCCGTACGGGCCGAGGCGGCGGCCGAGTCGGACCGGCTGCGGGAGCTGACGGACCGGATCCGGTCACGGGTGCCCGAACTGGTCCCGGACGTGGAGGTGGTGGGCGACCCGGCCGGCCGGCTCCCCCATCTCCTCACCTTCTCCTGTCTCTATGTCGATGGAGAGACACTGCTGCACGAGCTGGACCGTGCGGGATTCTCCGTCTCGTCCGGATCGTCCTGCACGAGCAGCACGCTGACGCCGAGCCATGTGCTGAAGGCCATGGGCGTGCTCAGTGAGGGCAACGTACGGGTGTCCCTGCCCCTCGGTACGCCGGAGGAGGACGTCGACCGTTTCCTGGACGTCCTGCCCCGTACGGTGGCGGCGGTCCGCGAGAAGCTGGGCGCGCCGACGGCCGCCGCGGTGACGCCGGGCCGGGCCGGCTCCCCCGCCGCCCCGGCCCCGCTGGTGGTGGACGCCCTCGGCAAACGCTGCCCGATTCCCGTGATCGAACTCGCCAAGGTCATCACCGACGTCCCGGTGGGCGGCACCGTCCGTGTCCTCTCGGACGACGAGGCGGCCCGCCTGGACATCCCGGCGTGGTGCGAGATGCGAGGGCAGGAGTACGTGGGCGAGGAACCGGCGGAGGGCGGAACGGCGTACGTGGTCCGCCGCCTGGCCCCCTAG
- the ctaD gene encoding aa3-type cytochrome oxidase subunit I — MSILNEPQGAAETEHYQNEVPVRRKQPGNVVVKWLTTTDHKTIGTLYLVTSFAFFCIGGVMALFMRAELARPGTQIMSNEQFNQAFTMHGTIMLLMFATPLFAGFTNWIMPLQIGAPDVAFPRLNMFAYWLYLFGSLIAVGGFLTPQGAADFGWFAYSPLSDAVRSPGIGADMWIMGLAFSGFGTILGAVNFITTIICMRAPGMTMFRMPIFVWNVLLTAVLVLLAFPVLAAALFALEADRKFGAHIFDSANGGALLWQHLFWFFGHPEVYIIALPFFGIISEVIPVFSRKPMFGYMGLIGATIAIAGLSVTVWAHHMYVTGGVLLPFFSFMTFLIAVPTGVKFFNWIGTMWKGSLSFETPMLWATGFLITFTFGGLTGVILASPPMDFHVSDSYFVVAHFHYVVFGTVVFAMFSGFHFWWPKFTGKMLDERLGKITFWTLFIGFHGTFLVQHWLGAEGMPRRYADYLAADGFTALNTISTISSFVLGLSILPFFYNVWKTAKYGKKVEVDDPWGYGRSLEWATSCPPPRHNFLTLPRIRSESPAFDLHHPEIAALDQLENAGHGEKALAGGKEAGK, encoded by the coding sequence GTGAGCATCCTCAACGAACCTCAGGGTGCCGCCGAGACCGAGCACTATCAGAACGAGGTACCGGTCCGGCGCAAGCAGCCGGGCAACGTCGTGGTCAAGTGGCTCACCACCACGGACCACAAGACGATCGGCACGTTGTACCTGGTCACGTCGTTCGCGTTCTTCTGCATCGGCGGCGTGATGGCGCTGTTCATGCGCGCCGAACTGGCCCGTCCCGGCACGCAGATCATGTCGAACGAGCAGTTCAACCAGGCGTTCACGATGCACGGCACGATCATGCTGCTGATGTTCGCGACGCCGTTGTTCGCGGGCTTCACGAACTGGATCATGCCGCTGCAGATCGGTGCCCCCGATGTGGCGTTCCCGCGGCTGAACATGTTCGCCTACTGGCTGTACCTGTTCGGCTCGCTCATCGCGGTCGGTGGTTTCCTCACCCCGCAGGGCGCGGCCGACTTCGGCTGGTTCGCCTACTCCCCGCTGTCCGACGCGGTCCGCTCGCCGGGCATCGGCGCCGACATGTGGATCATGGGTCTGGCGTTCTCCGGGTTCGGCACCATCCTGGGCGCGGTCAACTTCATCACCACCATCATCTGCATGCGCGCGCCCGGCATGACCATGTTCCGCATGCCGATCTTCGTGTGGAACGTGCTGCTGACCGCGGTCCTGGTCCTGCTGGCCTTCCCCGTCCTGGCGGCTGCGCTGTTCGCGCTGGAGGCGGACCGCAAGTTCGGCGCGCACATCTTCGACTCGGCCAACGGCGGAGCGTTGCTGTGGCAGCACCTGTTCTGGTTCTTCGGGCATCCAGAGGTGTACATCATCGCGCTGCCGTTCTTCGGCATCATCAGTGAGGTCATCCCGGTCTTCTCCCGCAAGCCGATGTTCGGCTACATGGGCCTGATCGGCGCGACCATCGCCATCGCCGGCCTGTCGGTGACGGTGTGGGCGCACCACATGTACGTCACCGGCGGTGTGCTGCTGCCGTTCTTCTCGTTCATGACGTTCCTGATCGCCGTGCCGACGGGTGTGAAGTTCTTCAACTGGATCGGCACCATGTGGAAGGGGTCCCTGAGTTTCGAGACCCCGATGCTGTGGGCCACCGGCTTTCTGATCACCTTCACCTTCGGTGGTCTGACCGGTGTCATCCTGGCCTCGCCGCCGATGGACTTCCACGTCTCGGACTCGTACTTCGTGGTGGCGCACTTCCACTACGTGGTGTTCGGCACGGTCGTGTTCGCGATGTTCTCCGGCTTCCACTTCTGGTGGCCGAAGTTCACCGGCAAGATGCTCGACGAACGCCTCGGCAAGATCACCTTCTGGACCCTGTTCATCGGCTTCCACGGCACCTTCCTCGTCCAGCACTGGCTGGGCGCCGAGGGCATGCCGCGCCGGTACGCGGACTACCTGGCGGCCGACGGCTTCACCGCGCTGAACACGATCTCGACGATCAGTTCGTTCGTGCTCGGCCTGTCGATCCTGCCCTTCTTCTACAACGTGTGGAAGACGGCCAAGTACGGCAAGAAGGTCGAGGTCGACGACCCGTGGGGTTACGGCCGTTCGCTGGAGTGGGCCACGTCCTGCCCGCCGCCGCGGCACAACTTCCTCACGCTGCCGCGGATCCGTTCCGAATCCCCGGCCTTCGACCTGCACCACCCGGAGATCGCCGCTCTCGATCAGCTCGAGAACGCCGGTCACGGTGAGAAGGCCCTCGCTGGTGGAAAGGAGGCCGGCAAGTGA
- a CDS encoding cytochrome bc1 complex cytochrome b subunit, whose protein sequence is MSTTTNSADSRSREKAPAGERVADWADGRLGIYSLAKANMRKIFPDHWSFMLGEICLYSFLIIILTGVYLTLFFHPSMNEIEYHGSYVPLQGQLMSEAFASTLDISFDVRGGLLIRQIHHWAAIVFLAGMFVHMMRVFFTGAFRKPREINWLFGFLLFVLGMFTGFTGYSLPDDLLSGTGVRFTQGAILSMPIVGTYISMFLFGGEFPGGDFVARFYSIHILLLPGIMLGLVVGHLILVFYHKHTQFAGPGKTNKNVVGMPLLPVYMAKAGGFFFLVFGFIAMLSAVATINPIWVLGPYRPDQVSTGAQPDWYMGFAEGLIRAMPGWEINIWGHTLVLGVFIPLVVFGIFLAMIALYPFIESWITGDKREHHILDRPRNAPTRTAFGVAWVTAYVIMLIGGGNDIVATHFHLSINAVTWFVRIGFFLGPVLAFVATKRICLGLQRRDKDKVLHGRESGIIKRLPHGEFVEVHEPLSQEALHTLTAHEQYEPAQIGPVVDENGVERKVKGPQKLRAKLSNAYFGEDNQIPKPTAEEYKEITSGHGHH, encoded by the coding sequence ATGAGCACTACGACCAACTCCGCAGACTCGCGCTCGCGCGAGAAGGCACCGGCCGGCGAGCGCGTCGCCGACTGGGCCGACGGCCGGCTGGGGATCTACTCCCTCGCCAAGGCCAACATGCGCAAGATCTTCCCGGACCACTGGTCCTTCATGCTGGGCGAGATCTGCCTCTACAGCTTCCTGATCATCATCCTCACGGGTGTGTATCTGACGCTGTTCTTCCACCCCTCGATGAACGAGATCGAGTACCACGGAAGCTACGTCCCGCTGCAGGGACAGCTGATGTCGGAGGCGTTCGCCTCCACGCTGGACATCAGCTTCGACGTGCGTGGCGGTCTGCTGATCCGGCAGATCCACCACTGGGCGGCGATCGTCTTCCTGGCCGGCATGTTCGTGCACATGATGCGCGTCTTCTTCACCGGCGCGTTCCGCAAGCCGCGTGAGATCAACTGGCTGTTCGGCTTCCTGCTGTTCGTCCTGGGCATGTTCACCGGCTTCACCGGTTACTCGCTCCCGGACGACCTGCTCTCCGGCACCGGTGTCCGCTTCACCCAGGGCGCGATCCTGTCGATGCCGATCGTCGGCACGTACATCTCGATGTTCCTGTTCGGCGGGGAGTTCCCGGGCGGCGACTTCGTCGCGCGGTTCTACTCGATCCACATCCTGCTGCTGCCCGGCATCATGCTGGGGCTCGTGGTCGGCCACCTGATCCTGGTCTTCTACCACAAGCACACCCAGTTCGCGGGTCCCGGAAAGACCAACAAGAACGTCGTCGGCATGCCGCTGCTGCCGGTCTACATGGCCAAGGCCGGAGGCTTCTTCTTCCTGGTCTTCGGGTTCATCGCCATGCTGTCCGCGGTCGCGACCATCAACCCGATCTGGGTGCTGGGGCCGTACCGGCCGGACCAGGTGTCCACGGGCGCCCAGCCCGACTGGTACATGGGCTTCGCCGAGGGTCTGATCCGAGCCATGCCCGGCTGGGAGATCAACATCTGGGGACACACCCTCGTCCTGGGCGTGTTCATCCCCCTGGTGGTCTTCGGTATCTTCCTCGCGATGATCGCGCTCTACCCGTTCATCGAGTCCTGGATCACCGGGGACAAGCGCGAGCACCACATCCTGGACCGTCCGCGCAACGCACCGACCCGCACGGCCTTCGGTGTCGCCTGGGTCACCGCGTACGTGATCATGCTGATCGGTGGTGGCAACGACATCGTCGCCACACACTTCCATCTGTCGATCAACGCGGTCACCTGGTTCGTCCGCATCGGGTTCTTCCTCGGACCGGTCCTCGCGTTCGTCGCCACCAAGCGGATCTGCCTCGGCCTCCAGCGCCGGGACAAGGACAAGGTGCTGCACGGCCGCGAGTCGGGCATCATCAAGCGCCTGCCGCACGGTGAGTTCGTCGAGGTGCACGAGCCGCTCAGCCAGGAGGCCCTGCACACCCTCACGGCGCACGAGCAGTACGAGCCGGCGCAGATCGGCCCGGTGGTCGACGAGAACGGTGTCGAGCGCAAGGTGAAGGGCCCGCAGAAGCTGCGTGCCAAGCTCAGCAACGCCTACTTCGGTGAGGACAACCAGATCCCGAAGCCGACCGCTGAGGAGTACAAGGAGATCACGAGCGGCCACGGCCACCACTGA
- a CDS encoding aa3-type cytochrome oxidase subunit III: MSVVATATTVDTGHAHPSVNRPNLTSVGTIIWLSSELMFFAALFAMYFTLRSVTGPDHWKEMASSLNFPFSATNTTILVLSSLTCQLGVFAAERGDVKKLRMWFIVTFVMGAIFIGGQVYEYTELVKHEGLSLSSDPYGSVFYLTTGFHGLHVTGGLIAFLLVLGRTYAARRFTHEQATAAIVVSYYWHFVDVVWIGLFATIYMIK, encoded by the coding sequence ATGTCGGTCGTGGCGACAGCAACGACAGTAGATACCGGGCACGCGCACCCGTCGGTCAATCGACCGAACCTCACCAGCGTCGGAACCATCATCTGGCTGAGTTCCGAGCTGATGTTCTTCGCGGCCCTCTTCGCGATGTACTTCACCCTGCGATCGGTGACGGGTCCCGACCACTGGAAGGAAATGGCGTCCAGCCTGAACTTCCCGTTCTCGGCGACGAACACCACGATCCTGGTGCTCTCCTCCCTCACCTGCCAGCTCGGCGTCTTCGCCGCCGAGCGCGGGGACGTGAAGAAGCTCCGGATGTGGTTCATCGTCACCTTCGTGATGGGTGCGATCTTCATCGGCGGTCAGGTCTACGAGTACACCGAGCTGGTCAAGCACGAGGGCCTGTCGCTCTCGTCGGACCCGTACGGCTCGGTGTTCTACCTGACCACCGGCTTCCACGGCCTGCACGTGACGGGTGGTCTCATCGCCTTCCTGCTGGTCCTCGGGCGCACCTACGCCGCCCGCAGGTTCACGCATGAGCAGGCGACCGCCGCCATCGTCGTGTCCTACTACTGGCACTTCGTCGATGTCGTCTGGATCGGCCTCTTCGCCACGATCTACATGATCAAGTAG
- a CDS encoding cytochrome bc1 complex Rieske iron-sulfur subunit: protein MSSQDIPEEKLPAERADDEHAHGAVGVADEKHPFADPGLPPHEHRIQDIDERAAKRSERTVALLFTLSMLATVGFIASFVTIPADKIVYIFPLGHISGLNFALGMTLGLALFCIGAGAVHWARTLMSDEEMADERHPIAAEPEVKAKVLADFKQGAKESALGRRKLIRNTMFGALTLFPLSGIVLLRDLGPLPEDKLRHTLWSKGKLLVNMNTNEPLRPSDVAVGSLTFAMPEGLEEHDHDFQTEIAKAALMIVRLQPENIKDKQELEWSHEGIVAYSKICTHVGCPISLYEQQTHHVLCPCHQSTFDLSDGARVIFGPAGHALPQLRIGVNDEGYLEALSDFAEPVGPAFWERG, encoded by the coding sequence ATGAGTAGCCAAGACATTCCAGAAGAGAAGCTGCCCGCCGAGCGGGCCGACGACGAGCACGCGCACGGTGCCGTGGGTGTCGCGGACGAGAAGCACCCGTTCGCGGATCCCGGTCTGCCGCCGCACGAGCACCGCATCCAGGACATCGACGAGCGGGCCGCCAAGCGGTCCGAGCGCACGGTCGCCCTGCTGTTCACGCTGTCGATGCTGGCCACGGTCGGGTTCATCGCGTCCTTCGTGACGATCCCGGCCGACAAGATCGTCTACATCTTCCCGCTCGGTCACATCAGCGGTCTGAACTTCGCCCTGGGCATGACGCTCGGCCTGGCGCTGTTCTGCATCGGCGCGGGCGCGGTCCACTGGGCCCGCACCCTGATGTCCGACGAGGAGATGGCCGACGAGCGCCACCCCATCGCGGCGGAGCCCGAGGTCAAGGCCAAGGTTCTGGCCGACTTCAAGCAGGGTGCCAAGGAGTCCGCGCTCGGCCGCCGCAAGCTCATCCGCAACACGATGTTCGGCGCGCTGACCCTGTTCCCGCTGTCCGGCATCGTCCTGCTGCGCGACCTCGGTCCGCTGCCGGAGGACAAGCTCCGGCACACGCTGTGGTCCAAGGGCAAGCTGCTCGTCAACATGAACACGAACGAGCCGCTGCGTCCGTCCGACGTCGCCGTGGGGTCGCTGACCTTCGCCATGCCTGAGGGCCTGGAGGAGCACGACCACGATTTCCAGACCGAGATCGCCAAGGCGGCCCTGATGATCGTCCGGCTGCAGCCGGAGAACATCAAGGACAAGCAGGAGCTCGAGTGGTCCCACGAGGGCATCGTGGCCTACTCGAAGATCTGCACCCACGTCGGTTGCCCGATCTCCCTGTACGAGCAGCAGACGCACCACGTGCTCTGCCCGTGCCACCAGTCCACCTTCGACCTCTCCGACGGTGCCCGAGTGATCTTCGGTCCGGCCGGTCACGCCCTGCCGCAGCTGCGCATCGGTGTGAACGACGAGGGTTACCTCGAGGCGCTCAGCGACTTCGCAGAGCCCGTCGGTCCTGCTTTCTGGGAGCGCGGATGA
- the coxB gene encoding aa3-type cytochrome oxidase subunit II, with translation MSPYGSDLPHAPGGAGGTPMPRRPMRRKLLQALTAGLVLATATGCTYKDFPRLGMPTPTTEEAPRILSLWQGSWAAALATGVLVWGLILWSAFFHRRSRTKVEVPPQTRYNMPIEALYTVVPLIIVSVLFYFTARDESKLLSLDKKPDVTVNVVGFQWSWGFNYIENVDGSTGDAKTDKNLDAIPQRFKKDFPAGAGGVYDVGTPGTENPQTHNPGPTLWLPKGKTVRFVLTSRDVIHSFWVVPFLMKQDVIPGHTNSFQVTPNKEGTFLGKCAELCGVDHSRMLFNVKVVSPERYEAHLKELAEKGQTGYVPAGIEQTDHEKERETNVL, from the coding sequence GTGAGTCCCTACGGCTCCGACCTCCCCCACGCCCCAGGGGGCGCGGGCGGTACCCCCATGCCGCGGCGCCCGATGCGGCGGAAGCTGCTGCAGGCACTGACTGCGGGCCTGGTCCTGGCGACCGCGACCGGTTGCACATACAAGGACTTTCCCCGCCTTGGTATGCCCACCCCGACCACGGAAGAGGCTCCTCGGATCCTCTCCCTGTGGCAGGGCTCGTGGGCCGCAGCGCTCGCCACGGGCGTGCTGGTCTGGGGCCTGATCCTGTGGAGCGCGTTCTTCCACCGGCGCAGCCGCACCAAGGTCGAAGTTCCCCCGCAGACCCGGTACAACATGCCCATCGAGGCGCTGTACACGGTGGTCCCCCTCATCATCGTCTCGGTGCTGTTCTACTTCACGGCCCGCGACGAGTCGAAGCTCCTCAGTCTCGACAAGAAGCCCGATGTGACGGTCAACGTCGTCGGCTTCCAGTGGAGCTGGGGCTTCAACTACATCGAGAACGTCGACGGCTCGACCGGTGACGCGAAGACCGACAAGAACCTGGACGCGATTCCGCAACGGTTCAAGAAGGACTTCCCGGCCGGCGCCGGTGGTGTCTACGACGTCGGTACACCCGGCACGGAGAACCCGCAGACGCACAACCCCGGTCCGACCCTCTGGCTCCCCAAGGGCAAGACGGTCCGCTTCGTCCTCACTTCGCGTGACGTCATCCACTCCTTCTGGGTGGTGCCGTTCCTCATGAAGCAGGACGTCATCCCGGGTCACACCAACTCCTTCCAGGTGACCCCCAACAAGGAGGGCACCTTCCTGGGCAAGTGCGCCGAGCTCTGCGGCGTGGACCACTCCCGGATGCTCTTCAACGTGAAGGTCGTCTCTCCCGAGCGCTACGAGGCCCACCTCAAGGAGCTCGCCGAGAAGGGCCAGACCGGTTACGTCCCGGCCGGCATCGAGCAGACGGACCACGAGAAGGAACGGGAGACGAACGTACTGTGA
- a CDS encoding cytochrome bc1 complex diheme cytochrome c subunit: MKKLSARRRHPLAAVVVLLLALAATGGLYTAFAPADKAQADTSAQSLAIDEGKKLYAVGCASCHGTGGEGTTDGPSLAGVGAAAVDFQVGTGRMPAQQPGAQVPKKKVIYSQAEIDQLAAFVASLGAGPSVPTEEQYSAEGADIAEGGELFRTNCAQCHNFTGKGGALTNGKYAPTLEDVDPKHLYEAMQTGPQNMPSFPDTTLTEKNKQDIIAYLDAVNSDDSESPGGLELGGLGPVSEGLFGWIFGLGGLIAVAVWVAARTAKAKKS, encoded by the coding sequence GTGAAAAAGCTCTCCGCACGACGACGCCATCCGCTGGCGGCGGTCGTCGTCCTACTCCTCGCGCTGGCGGCCACCGGGGGGCTGTACACCGCGTTCGCGCCCGCGGACAAGGCACAGGCCGATACATCCGCCCAGTCCCTCGCCATCGACGAGGGCAAGAAGCTCTACGCCGTCGGCTGCGCGAGCTGCCACGGCACGGGCGGTGAAGGCACCACCGACGGTCCCAGTCTGGCGGGCGTGGGCGCCGCGGCCGTCGACTTCCAGGTCGGCACCGGCCGTATGCCGGCCCAGCAGCCGGGCGCGCAGGTCCCGAAGAAGAAGGTCATCTACTCGCAGGCCGAGATCGACCAGCTCGCGGCGTTCGTCGCCTCACTGGGCGCCGGCCCGAGCGTGCCGACCGAGGAGCAGTACAGCGCCGAGGGCGCGGACATCGCCGAGGGTGGCGAGCTCTTCCGGACCAACTGCGCGCAGTGCCACAACTTCACCGGCAAGGGCGGCGCGCTGACAAACGGCAAGTACGCCCCGACGCTGGAGGATGTCGACCCGAAGCACCTCTACGAGGCCATGCAGACCGGCCCGCAGAACATGCCTTCCTTCCCCGACACCACGCTGACGGAGAAGAACAAGCAGGACATCATCGCGTACCTCGACGCGGTCAACAGCGATGACTCGGAGAGCCCCGGTGGTCTGGAGCTGGGCGGCCTCGGGCCGGTCAGTGAAGGCCTCTTCGGCTGGATCTTCGGTCTCGGCGGACTGATCGCCGTCGCCGTGTGGGTCGCCGCCCGGACCGCAAAGGCCAAGAAGTCATGA
- a CDS encoding L,D-transpeptidase, whose product MSHSASSRGADTGAARPRNRTAVSCTALMAAIAVGTTACGSDGHPLSAKPYDAAEDVSFSAAVSDGKKADPDKPLEITAQDSDGRITDVTATDAAGRYVAGELSADGGRWHSTSPLAAGAHYTVRVSTEDEDGAPGRKVVGFDTSTPRTKKRLNVTFGPERGTYGVGQPITAELSVPVKDKAARAVVERALKVRSQPAVQGAWHWVDDKKLHYRPKEYWPSNATVRAYSNLSGIKVAERLWGGEVKPLTLTTGDRIEAVTDAASHSMTVYRNGEAIKTIPVTTGKPGFDTRNGVKVVLGKEYFVRMRGTSIGIAEGSAESYDLPVYYATRVTWSGEYVHAAPWSTGSQGAANVSHGCTGMSMANAEWFFETVRAGDIVKVVNSYGNTMDAFGNGFGDWNLTWKKWRKGSALVADTTEGPAPEDRLRLNPEPA is encoded by the coding sequence ATGAGCCACTCAGCTTCCTCCAGGGGCGCCGACACAGGTGCGGCGCGCCCGCGGAACCGTACCGCCGTCAGCTGCACGGCACTGATGGCCGCCATAGCCGTGGGCACCACGGCCTGCGGCTCCGACGGCCACCCGCTCTCCGCCAAGCCGTACGACGCGGCCGAGGACGTCTCCTTCAGCGCCGCCGTGAGCGACGGCAAGAAGGCGGACCCGGACAAGCCCCTGGAGATCACCGCCCAGGACTCCGACGGCCGCATCACCGACGTGACGGCCACGGACGCCGCAGGGCGGTACGTGGCGGGCGAACTGTCGGCCGACGGAGGCCGCTGGCACAGCACCTCACCGCTCGCCGCAGGAGCCCACTACACGGTGCGCGTGAGCACCGAGGACGAGGACGGCGCGCCGGGACGCAAGGTCGTCGGCTTCGACACCAGCACCCCCAGAACCAAGAAGCGGCTGAACGTGACGTTCGGGCCCGAGAGGGGCACGTACGGTGTCGGCCAGCCCATCACCGCCGAGCTCAGCGTCCCGGTCAAGGACAAGGCCGCCAGGGCCGTCGTCGAACGGGCCCTCAAGGTCCGGTCGCAGCCCGCGGTCCAGGGCGCCTGGCACTGGGTGGACGACAAGAAGCTGCACTACCGCCCCAAGGAGTACTGGCCCAGCAACGCCACCGTCCGGGCGTACAGCAACCTCTCGGGCATCAAGGTCGCCGAGAGGCTCTGGGGCGGCGAGGTCAAGCCCCTGACGCTCACCACGGGCGACCGCATCGAGGCCGTGACGGACGCCGCGTCGCACTCGATGACGGTCTACCGGAACGGTGAGGCGATCAAGACGATCCCCGTCACCACCGGCAAACCGGGCTTCGACACCCGCAACGGCGTCAAGGTCGTGCTGGGCAAGGAGTACTTCGTACGGATGCGCGGCACCAGCATCGGCATCGCCGAGGGCAGCGCGGAGTCCTACGACCTGCCCGTGTACTACGCCACCAGGGTCACCTGGAGCGGCGAGTACGTGCACGCCGCGCCCTGGTCCACCGGCTCGCAGGGGGCGGCCAACGTCAGCCACGGCTGCACCGGCATGAGCATGGCCAACGCCGAGTGGTTCTTCGAGACCGTCCGCGCCGGCGACATCGTCAAGGTCGTCAACTCGTACGGCAACACGATGGACGCGTTCGGCAACGGCTTCGGTGACTGGAACCTGACCTGGAAGAAATGGCGCAAGGGCAGTGCCCTGGTGGCGGACACCACGGAGGGCCCGGCCCCCGAGGACCGCCTGCGCCTGAACCCCGAGCCCGCGTAG